The nucleotide sequence TTCCCAGAACGGGAAGCCAAGCACGATATTCAGCTGTGCTGCAATGATAAACATTGTAAACGTAAATAGCGTTGTATTAATAATCAGACGAGCCCAAATATTTTTCACAAACTTACAAATGAATATGAAAATTCCCAGTGTAATAATCGTATGTCCGACACCAAATACTAAGTCGATTGGACCGATCGAAGACATCAGGAAATTGGAGATAAATACACCTAAAACAACACCTAACATATAGCGCGGGTTAAATGCGACTAAATGGTTAAAAATTTCGGCAATACGGAACTGTACTTGCCCAAAGCTAATTGGCGCAACAAGCATTGTGACAGCAATATATAAAGCTGCAATAATGGCACTCGCTGCAATAAACTTGACCTTCATATGAAACTCCTCCTAGTTTTTTAACGTGGGATGGTTACGAACCACGCAAAGCAACTGCAATCATAGCAATATTGAAAATAAAAGTAAAGATTTATAGGACTTTTTTTTCAATAAAACCTCAAAAAATTTATCAAGAGTAAAAAGTTTAACAAACCGCGTTGCTTAGCGGTTTGAAGTGTATTAACTAAATTCCAAAATGAGGCACATTACCTAGAATAAATTCAGAACATTCTAAATGTTATTGACTATCTAAATATGACGCGGTAATATTATTTCAACACTTCATCCAAATGAAGTTCGGCGCTTTAAATCGATAAAGTTAACTAGGGGGAAATAAGATGAGAAAAAATTTAATGAAGCTGTCCTTTTTATTATTCGGGCTTCTTTTATTATTAGCTGCTTGTGGCGGGGAAGAGAGCGAGACATCTTCAAACGAGTCGTCAAATGGCGAGGCTGCAGATACAGCTAAAGCAGATAGCGAAAAAACTTTTAAAATCGGAACAACACAAATTGTTGAGCATCCATCATTAGATGCAGCAAAAGAAGGGTTTAAAAAAGCAATTGAAGATGCAGGTATTAAAGCAGAATATGTAGATAAATCTGCGAACAATGATAACAGTGCGAACATGACAATCGCCCAGCAGTTAGTCGGAGAAAACGTAGATCTGATTTTCGCAAACTCTACACCTTCAGCACAGGCTGCAAAAAGCGCAACTTCTGATATTCCGGTTATCTTTACATCGGTAACGGATGCAGTAGGTGCAGAATTGATCGAGTCAATGGCAACACCTGGTGCTAACGTAACAGGTACGATCGATTTACATCCGGAAACAATGCCGAAAACAGTTGCTTACCTAAAAGAATTAGGAGCAAAAAATGTAGGGATGGTATATAACGCTGGTGAACAAAACTCAGTTGCACAAATTGCGGCAGTAAAAGAAATTGCAGCAAAAGAAGGCGTAACGATTGTGGAAGCAGCGGTATCTGCTTCATCTGAAGTACGTCAGGCAGCAGAATCACTAGTAGGAAAAGTAGATGCATTTTATATTATTACAGATAATACGGTCGTATCGGCACTTGAATCTGTAATCGAAGTAGCAGATGCAAACAAATTACCGCTTATTGTTGGTGAGCTTGATTCAGTAGAGCGCGGCGGTTTAGCAGCATACGGTTTCGAATACTACGATATCGGCTATGAAGCAGGGCAAATGGCAGCACAAATTTTATTAGAAGGCAAAACACCTTCAGAAGTACCGGCTGCGTACCCGGCTAACTTAAAACTAGTAATCAATAAAGCTACTGCAGAAAACTTAGGCTTGGAAATTAAGCCTGAATGGGAAGCAGAAGTACAATAATTCATTTTTATTTATACAAAAAGCAAGTCAGCCTAAACAGGTATAAAATGTTTAGGCTGACTTGCTTAAAACTTTTAAAAAAGTCAGGAGATGATTCGAGATGTTTACAGCTATGTTTGGGTCAGTGGAGCAAGGGATCATCTATGCAATTATGGCACTTGGGGTTTATTTAACATTCCGTGTGCTGGACTTTCCGGATTTAACGGTTGATGGAAGCTTTGTAACGGGGGCAGGTACGGCAGCGATGATGATCGTGCTTGGCTATAACCCGCTCCTTGCAACATTGGTCGCAACAGTTGCTGGATTTATTGCTGGATGTATGACAGGAATTTTACACACTAAAGGGAAAATTAATCCGCTGCTTGCAGGGATTTTAATGATGATCGCACTCTATTCGATTAATCTTCGAATTATGGGATTAAGTTCAGATACCGGTGTAACACGACCAAATATTCCACTATTAAATTCAGAAACAGTTTTTTCGACGTTCGGTTCTTTCTGGGAGAATTTAGGCATTGATACAGTAATTACGAACGTACTGAAATCAATGGGCTTGGCTTCTGTTCCAACAACTTGGGGAATATTAATTTTAATGGTTGTTGTAACAACTATTATTAAACTAGTAATAGACTGGTTCTTAAAAACAGAAATCGGTCTGGCAATCCGTGCAACAGGTGACAATAAACGAATGATCCGCAGCTTTTCGGCAAATACCGATTCATTAGTCATTTTAGGCCTGGGAATTTCAAACGGTATGGTGGCATTATCGGGTGCATTAATTGCCCAATATACAAAGTTTGCCGATGTCGGATTAGGTATTGGTATGATTGTTGTCGGTTTAGCATCTGTAATTATCGGTGAAGCAATTTTCGGAACAAAGTCGATTGTTCGTGTCACATTTGCAGTTATTGCCGGGGCAATAATTTACCGAATGATTTACGCATTGGCGTTACGTGTAAAATGGCTGGACTCAGGTGATATGAAGTTAATTACGGCGGTTATCGTTATTTTAGCGCTAGTAATCCCGCAAATCGTAGGGAAATATAAAGAGAAAAAGAGAAAAGCAAAACGTTTGGAAGAACGACTCGCATTACAGCAGGCTAAAGTAGATATTGAGCAGGGAGGGAAGAGCCTTGCTTAAATTAGATGGCATTAATAAAGTGTTTAACGAAGGAACACCCGATGAAAAAATTGCGCTGGACAATATTAACTTGCATTTGGCTCCTGGTGATTTCGTTACAATTATCGGCAGTAACGGTGCCGGAAAATCGACAATGATGAATATGA is from Solibacillus isronensis and encodes:
- a CDS encoding ABC transporter substrate-binding protein; this translates as MRKNLMKLSFLLFGLLLLLAACGGEESETSSNESSNGEAADTAKADSEKTFKIGTTQIVEHPSLDAAKEGFKKAIEDAGIKAEYVDKSANNDNSANMTIAQQLVGENVDLIFANSTPSAQAAKSATSDIPVIFTSVTDAVGAELIESMATPGANVTGTIDLHPETMPKTVAYLKELGAKNVGMVYNAGEQNSVAQIAAVKEIAAKEGVTIVEAAVSASSEVRQAAESLVGKVDAFYIITDNTVVSALESVIEVADANKLPLIVGELDSVERGGLAAYGFEYYDIGYEAGQMAAQILLEGKTPSEVPAAYPANLKLVINKATAENLGLEIKPEWEAEVQ
- a CDS encoding ABC transporter permease: MFTAMFGSVEQGIIYAIMALGVYLTFRVLDFPDLTVDGSFVTGAGTAAMMIVLGYNPLLATLVATVAGFIAGCMTGILHTKGKINPLLAGILMMIALYSINLRIMGLSSDTGVTRPNIPLLNSETVFSTFGSFWENLGIDTVITNVLKSMGLASVPTTWGILILMVVVTTIIKLVIDWFLKTEIGLAIRATGDNKRMIRSFSANTDSLVILGLGISNGMVALSGALIAQYTKFADVGLGIGMIVVGLASVIIGEAIFGTKSIVRVTFAVIAGAIIYRMIYALALRVKWLDSGDMKLITAVIVILALVIPQIVGKYKEKKRKAKRLEERLALQQAKVDIEQGGKSLA
- a CDS encoding QueT transporter family protein, giving the protein MKVKFIAASAIIAALYIAVTMLVAPISFGQVQFRIAEIFNHLVAFNPRYMLGVVLGVFISNFLMSSIGPIDLVFGVGHTIITLGIFIFICKFVKNIWARLIINTTLFTFTMFIIAAQLNIVLGFPFWETWLFVAFGEFVVLAVGAPIMYALNKRLDFKKLI